A genomic segment from Dermatobacter hominis encodes:
- a CDS encoding ribonuclease H family protein: MSSTRAYTDGACRGNPGPGGWAWAIEGGRWASGHDPDTTNQRMEIRAVLELTRAVDGPLVVVSDSTYVVNCWRDSWWRSWLAKGWKNSQKKPVANRDLWEPLVEVFRDRPDFSMEWVKGHGGDPMNDLVDRLAVAASYGREGSGEGRPPAELLDQVDRPGRTGASGSGSGATAPAAAPASDPRVPDGWRLVVAGLREPALAGDHLVAPLSEILAAQRELHPDVVVLTGLRQGAEEVGARAATAAGVPYVAVLPYPDPVAGRPEVAQAAFQRLLDAADRVVTLERKRPADLEGRRASLLRRDGWLRKVADAAIVVTDGEDPDAELAVTRYGDAVGEELWEYRASEP; encoded by the coding sequence GTGTCCAGCACCCGTGCGTACACCGATGGCGCCTGCCGCGGGAACCCAGGTCCCGGTGGGTGGGCCTGGGCGATCGAGGGCGGTCGCTGGGCGTCCGGCCACGACCCCGACACGACCAACCAGCGGATGGAGATCCGGGCGGTGCTCGAGCTCACCCGCGCCGTCGACGGCCCGCTCGTCGTGGTCTCCGATTCGACCTACGTCGTCAACTGCTGGCGCGACTCGTGGTGGCGGAGCTGGTTGGCGAAGGGGTGGAAGAACTCGCAGAAGAAGCCGGTGGCGAACCGCGACCTGTGGGAGCCGCTGGTCGAGGTCTTCCGCGACCGGCCCGACTTCTCGATGGAGTGGGTGAAGGGCCACGGCGGCGACCCGATGAACGACCTCGTCGACCGGCTCGCGGTGGCGGCCTCGTACGGGCGCGAGGGCTCGGGCGAGGGGCGACCGCCGGCCGAGCTGCTCGACCAGGTGGACCGGCCCGGCCGGACGGGCGCGTCGGGTTCCGGATCGGGAGCGACGGCACCGGCTGCGGCGCCCGCGTCGGACCCGCGCGTGCCCGACGGCTGGCGTCTCGTGGTGGCGGGTCTCCGCGAGCCGGCTCTCGCCGGTGACCACCTCGTCGCCCCGTTGTCGGAGATCCTCGCCGCGCAGCGAGAGCTCCACCCCGACGTGGTGGTGCTGACGGGACTGCGGCAGGGGGCGGAGGAGGTCGGGGCCAGGGCCGCCACGGCGGCCGGAGTGCCCTACGTCGCGGTCCTGCCGTACCCCGACCCCGTCGCCGGTCGCCCCGAGGTGGCACAGGCCGCGTTCCAGCGCCTGCTCGACGCCGCCGATCGCGTGGTGACGTTGGAGCGGAAGCGGCCCGCCGACCTGGAGGGCCGCCGGGCGTCGCTGCTGCGGCGCGACGGCTGGCTCCGCAAGGTCGCGGACGCGGCGATCGTCGTCACCGACGGCGAGGACCCCGATGCCGAGCTCGCGGTCACGCGCTACGGCGACGCCGTCGGCGAGGAGCTCTGGGAGTACCGGGCCTCCGAGCCCTGA
- a CDS encoding J domain-containing protein, which yields MRTTDHDDPEGDRTRPVARGVPGGATRLPRLRADGHGLEGAGDGPSVEMVGGGFVEDELTRARRSRLARERSDSPGQQQAAEPVELRFADYSPMESLFEPLPSAPTGASGPTFDLEDAPTRVLGVEDDADWNTIRAAHRKLLAKLHPDRFVTADERTRQDAADKLAAINVAYHELERTRRAV from the coding sequence ATGCGTACCACCGACCACGACGACCCCGAAGGCGACCGCACCCGTCCCGTCGCGCGCGGCGTGCCGGGCGGCGCGACCCGACTGCCGCGCCTGCGCGCCGACGGCCACGGCCTCGAGGGCGCAGGGGACGGCCCGTCGGTCGAGATGGTCGGCGGTGGCTTCGTCGAGGACGAGCTGACGCGGGCCCGCCGGTCGCGCCTCGCCCGCGAGCGCTCAGACTCCCCCGGGCAGCAGCAGGCCGCCGAGCCCGTCGAGCTGCGCTTCGCCGACTACTCGCCGATGGAGTCGCTGTTCGAGCCGCTGCCCAGCGCGCCCACCGGGGCGTCGGGGCCGACGTTCGACCTCGAGGACGCGCCGACCCGCGTCCTCGGCGTGGAGGACGACGCCGACTGGAACACCATCCGCGCCGCGCACCGCAAGCTGCTGGCCAAGCTCCACCCGGACCGGTTCGTGACCGCCGACGAGCGGACCCGGCAGGACGCGGCCGACAAGCTCGCCGCCATCAACGTGGCGTACCACGAGCTCGAGCGCACGCGCCGGGCGGTCTGA
- a CDS encoding hydantoinase/oxoprolinase family protein, producing the protein MRIGADSGGTFTDVVGTDGRTLKVPSTPHDPGEAVRTGAARMAPDGVALLAHGTTVATNALLERRGARVALVTTEGFADVIEIARQDRPSLYDPWADRPPSLVDRADRLEVPERVAADGTVLTEVALDRLPAVPDGVEAVAVCLLHADRHPAHEVAVADRLAASGHDVSASHRVAPEFREYERTVTTVLNAYLRPVCGPYLAGLAGGGADGTVPDEVVVMTSAGGSVDLDTASALPVLLLLSGPAGGARAAAAVARACGFDDAVSFDMGGTSTDVCLIRDGAPQPAAEQRVAGLPVRAPALAIHTIGAGGGSIARLDEGGALVVGPASAGARPGPACYGHGGTRPTVTDADLVAGRIPAGSSFGALGELDVEASRGALDAAGVDAAGVIDVVNAGMERALRAVSVEQGVDPAGLALVAFGGAGPLHACELADALGTPTVIVPAAAGVLSAVGLLTAPGRRELVRSWPGGTDLAGLDDALAALAAEALALVDVPDATVATAVDCRYRGQSHELRVPSVADFPAEHRRRNGEERPGDPIEVVALRAVVETPAPARIDEVLASWEGRWTEPVVGPQVVVREDCTIWVPEGWRGEGGPLGSLLLRRDAATPGTAG; encoded by the coding sequence GTGCGGATCGGAGCCGACAGCGGCGGAACCTTCACCGATGTCGTCGGCACGGACGGGCGCACACTGAAGGTTCCGTCCACACCCCACGACCCGGGTGAGGCCGTGCGCACCGGGGCGGCCCGGATGGCCCCCGACGGCGTGGCGTTGCTGGCGCACGGCACGACGGTGGCGACCAATGCGCTGCTCGAGCGCCGGGGCGCCCGGGTGGCCCTCGTGACGACCGAGGGGTTCGCCGACGTGATCGAGATCGCACGCCAGGACCGGCCGTCGCTCTACGACCCCTGGGCCGACCGGCCGCCATCCCTGGTGGACCGGGCCGACCGCCTCGAGGTCCCGGAGCGGGTGGCGGCCGACGGCACGGTGCTCACCGAGGTGGCGCTGGACCGGTTGCCGGCGGTGCCCGACGGCGTCGAGGCCGTGGCGGTGTGCCTGCTGCACGCAGATCGCCACCCTGCGCACGAGGTGGCCGTCGCCGACCGGCTGGCCGCCTCCGGCCACGACGTCAGCGCGTCGCACCGCGTCGCCCCCGAGTTCCGGGAGTACGAGCGGACGGTCACCACGGTCCTCAACGCGTACCTCCGACCGGTGTGCGGTCCGTACCTGGCCGGCCTGGCGGGGGGCGGGGCCGACGGCACCGTCCCCGACGAGGTCGTCGTCATGACGTCTGCGGGCGGGTCGGTCGATCTCGACACTGCGTCGGCCCTGCCCGTCCTGCTCCTGCTGTCCGGCCCGGCCGGCGGGGCCCGCGCCGCGGCGGCGGTGGCGCGGGCGTGCGGCTTCGACGACGCCGTCAGCTTCGACATGGGCGGCACGAGCACCGACGTGTGCCTGATCCGGGACGGCGCGCCGCAGCCGGCGGCCGAGCAGCGCGTCGCCGGGCTGCCCGTCCGGGCCCCGGCGCTGGCGATCCACACCATCGGCGCCGGCGGCGGGTCGATCGCCCGGCTCGACGAGGGCGGCGCGCTGGTGGTCGGCCCGGCGTCGGCCGGAGCCCGGCCCGGGCCGGCCTGCTACGGCCACGGCGGCACCCGCCCGACGGTGACCGACGCCGACCTCGTCGCCGGACGGATCCCCGCGGGGTCGAGCTTCGGTGCGCTGGGCGAGCTCGACGTCGAGGCGTCGCGCGGCGCGCTCGACGCGGCCGGCGTCGACGCCGCCGGGGTGATCGACGTCGTGAACGCCGGCATGGAGCGCGCCCTGCGGGCCGTGTCGGTGGAGCAGGGGGTCGACCCGGCCGGGTTGGCGCTGGTGGCGTTCGGCGGTGCCGGCCCGCTGCACGCGTGCGAGCTGGCCGACGCGCTCGGGACGCCCACGGTGATCGTGCCCGCCGCAGCAGGCGTGCTGTCGGCGGTCGGGTTGCTGACGGCGCCCGGCCGGCGCGAGCTCGTGCGCTCGTGGCCCGGCGGGACCGACCTGGCCGGCCTCGACGACGCCCTCGCCGCACTCGCGGCCGAGGCCCTCGCCCTCGTCGACGTCCCCGACGCGACCGTCGCCACCGCGGTCGACTGCCGCTACCGGGGTCAGAGCCACGAGCTGCGCGTCCCCAGCGTCGCCGACTTCCCGGCGGAGCACCGGCGACGCAACGGCGAGGAGCGTCCGGGGGACCCGATCGAGGTCGTCGCGCTGCGCGCCGTCGTGGAGACGCCGGCGCCCGCCCGCATCGACGAGGTCCTCGCGAGCTGGGAGGGTCGGTGGACCGAGCCGGTCGTCGGCCCGCAGGTGGTCGTGCGCGAGGACTGCACGATCTGGGTGCCCGAGGGCTGGCGCGGCGAGGGCGGACCGCTGGGGTCGCTCCTGCTCAGGCGGGACGCCGCGACGCCGGGGACGGCCGGATGA
- a CDS encoding hydantoinase B/oxoprolinase family protein, with amino-acid sequence MSLSPSQLQVLIAGLGGVAEEVGAVLQRSAFSPNIKERADCSAAVFSADGSLLAQAEHIPVHLGSMPASVAAVIEELGDRLGPGDQAIVNDPYRGGTHLNDVTVVAPCHVDGRLVGWVANRAHHADVGGAAPGSLPADATEIHQEGLRIPPVLLTAEVRELLLSASRTPWERAGDLDAQVGANVVGVRRLARFAGAPFEEVLAHGERRCRAALAAAPQGSWAATDVLDSTGPAADQQRPATVACRVTIGDGEGDRSGEGPAIRFDFTGTDDQRAGNTNAVRAVTVSAVAFVLRSVLDPTLPANAGVMRPVEVVAPEGSLVAARFPAAVGAGNVEVSQRIVDVCLRALAGAMPERVPAASQGTMNNLLVGSSGAGPSGAGEPWVYYETVGGGQGGRPPAPGQIGARPLPGMSGIHTGMTNTRNTPVEALERSYGMRVRAVRLWPSGGDGAAPGGDGIERELEVLEDVTVSLITERRVSRPWGLAGGEPGACGENWLLPGGDEDRAERLGDKCTIRLRAGDVLRMRTPGGGGWGAPPLRASGR; translated from the coding sequence ATGAGCCTCTCGCCGTCGCAGCTGCAGGTCCTCATCGCCGGGTTGGGCGGCGTCGCCGAGGAGGTCGGCGCGGTCCTCCAGCGCAGCGCCTTCAGCCCGAACATCAAGGAGCGCGCCGACTGCTCCGCCGCGGTGTTCTCGGCCGACGGCTCGCTGCTGGCCCAGGCCGAGCACATCCCCGTGCACCTCGGGTCGATGCCGGCGTCGGTCGCCGCGGTGATCGAGGAGCTCGGTGATCGGCTCGGCCCCGGCGACCAGGCGATCGTGAACGACCCCTACCGCGGCGGCACCCACCTCAACGACGTGACCGTCGTGGCGCCCTGCCACGTGGACGGCCGGCTGGTCGGCTGGGTCGCCAACCGCGCGCACCACGCGGACGTGGGTGGCGCCGCGCCCGGCTCGCTGCCGGCCGACGCCACCGAGATCCACCAGGAGGGCCTCCGGATCCCGCCGGTGCTGCTGACCGCGGAGGTCCGGGAGCTGCTCCTGTCGGCCTCGCGCACCCCGTGGGAGCGCGCCGGCGACCTCGACGCGCAGGTCGGCGCCAACGTCGTCGGCGTCCGCCGCCTCGCCCGGTTCGCGGGCGCGCCGTTCGAGGAGGTGCTCGCCCACGGCGAGCGCCGCTGTCGGGCTGCGCTGGCCGCGGCGCCGCAGGGGTCCTGGGCGGCGACCGACGTCCTCGACTCCACCGGCCCCGCTGCGGACCAGCAGCGCCCGGCCACCGTCGCCTGCCGCGTGACGATCGGCGACGGCGAGGGGGACCGGTCGGGCGAGGGTCCGGCCATCCGGTTCGACTTCACCGGCACCGACGACCAGCGAGCGGGCAACACCAACGCGGTGCGGGCGGTGACGGTCTCGGCCGTGGCGTTCGTCCTGCGGTCCGTCCTCGACCCGACCCTCCCGGCCAACGCCGGCGTCATGCGGCCGGTCGAGGTGGTCGCGCCGGAGGGCTCGCTCGTCGCCGCACGGTTCCCCGCCGCGGTCGGGGCGGGCAACGTCGAGGTGAGCCAGCGGATCGTCGACGTCTGCCTCCGGGCGCTGGCCGGGGCGATGCCGGAGCGTGTCCCGGCTGCGTCGCAGGGCACGATGAACAACCTGCTCGTCGGCAGCTCCGGCGCCGGACCGTCGGGCGCCGGCGAGCCGTGGGTGTACTACGAGACGGTCGGCGGCGGGCAGGGCGGGCGCCCGCCGGCGCCCGGGCAGATCGGCGCACGGCCGCTCCCCGGCATGAGCGGCATCCACACCGGCATGACGAACACCCGCAACACACCGGTCGAGGCGCTGGAGCGGAGCTACGGAATGCGGGTCCGGGCGGTCCGCCTGTGGCCGAGCGGCGGCGACGGTGCGGCGCCCGGCGGCGACGGCATCGAGCGCGAGCTCGAGGTGCTCGAGGACGTGACCGTGAGCCTGATCACCGAGCGGCGGGTGTCGCGGCCGTGGGGCCTCGCCGGCGGCGAGCCCGGCGCGTGCGGGGAGAACTGGTTGCTGCCCGGCGGTGACGAGGACCGCGCCGAGCGGCTGGGCGACAAGTGCACGATCCGCCTGCGAGCCGGTGACGTGCTGCGCATGCGCACGCCGGGCGGCGGCGGGTGGGGCGCGCCGCCGCTGCGGGCGTCGGGGCGCTGA
- a CDS encoding alpha-L-fucosidase, translating to MTSSAADLSTSTAEAASPATGASGRYEPTWESLSTHTVPAWYDDAKLGVILHWGLYSVPGWAPQVANIQDLLREEGPVGMLRSNPYAEWYRNTMQLDGSPTQRHHHETYGDAPYDDFITAFDEGSLDADLDGLAGVCQDAGARYVVFTTKHHEGFTLWPSQQRHPVKGAYRAQRDIVGDLTAAVRGRGMKMGLYYSGGYDWPWNDAVIAKAADTSLATPADPAYNAYATAHIRELVDRYAPSVLWNDVCWPAGGDLAALFAHYYNTVDDGVINDRWLQPSGPRNRVSDAVATGIGDLLQATWQHLPDHWKSLTFPAAHHFDFNTPEYSTFDEIREKKWESTRGVGHSFGANRNERPQDIVTTTELVRMLCDVVSKNGNLLIGAGPGPDGRIPDEQVAPLRGLGEWMSVNGEAIYGTRPWTVPSTTTTEGTEVRFTRHGEDDGTVYALLVDAPGRRTFSLRDVDAAGVTGLRLLGLDEPIEWTIVDGALQVTLPDRLPVAAAHALELTGSPRSAAAC from the coding sequence ATGACGAGCAGCGCAGCGGACCTGTCCACCAGCACGGCCGAGGCGGCCTCCCCGGCGACCGGCGCGTCGGGCCGGTACGAACCCACCTGGGAGTCGTTGTCCACCCACACCGTCCCCGCCTGGTACGACGACGCCAAGCTCGGCGTGATCCTCCACTGGGGCCTCTACTCGGTCCCCGGTTGGGCACCCCAGGTCGCGAACATCCAGGACCTGCTGCGCGAGGAGGGGCCCGTCGGCATGCTGCGGTCCAACCCGTACGCCGAGTGGTACCGCAACACGATGCAGCTCGACGGCAGCCCGACACAGCGCCACCACCACGAGACCTACGGCGATGCGCCGTACGACGACTTCATCACCGCGTTCGACGAGGGGTCGCTCGACGCCGACCTCGACGGTCTGGCGGGTGTCTGCCAGGACGCCGGGGCCCGCTACGTCGTGTTCACGACCAAGCACCACGAGGGCTTCACGCTGTGGCCGTCGCAGCAGCGCCACCCCGTGAAGGGGGCGTACCGGGCCCAGCGCGACATCGTCGGCGACCTCACCGCAGCGGTGCGCGGGCGCGGCATGAAGATGGGCCTCTACTACTCCGGCGGCTACGACTGGCCCTGGAACGACGCCGTGATCGCCAAGGCCGCCGACACGTCGCTCGCGACCCCGGCCGACCCGGCCTACAACGCCTACGCCACGGCCCACATCCGCGAGCTCGTCGACCGCTACGCGCCGTCGGTGCTCTGGAACGACGTGTGCTGGCCCGCCGGCGGCGACCTCGCCGCGCTGTTCGCGCACTACTACAACACCGTCGACGACGGCGTCATCAACGACCGCTGGCTCCAGCCCAGCGGCCCCCGCAACCGTGTCAGCGACGCCGTCGCGACCGGCATCGGCGATCTGCTCCAGGCCACGTGGCAGCACCTCCCCGACCACTGGAAGTCGCTGACGTTCCCCGCCGCCCACCACTTCGACTTCAACACCCCCGAGTACTCCACCTTCGACGAGATCCGCGAGAAGAAGTGGGAGTCGACCCGGGGCGTCGGCCACTCGTTCGGGGCCAACCGCAACGAGCGACCGCAGGACATCGTCACGACCACGGAGCTCGTGCGCATGCTGTGCGACGTCGTGTCGAAGAACGGCAACCTGCTCATCGGCGCCGGGCCCGGCCCCGACGGCCGCATCCCCGACGAGCAGGTCGCGCCGCTGCGCGGGCTCGGCGAGTGGATGTCGGTCAACGGCGAGGCGATCTACGGCACCCGCCCGTGGACCGTCCCGTCCACCACCACGACCGAGGGGACCGAGGTGCGCTTCACGCGGCACGGGGAGGACGACGGGACGGTGTACGCGCTGCTGGTCGACGCGCCGGGTCGGCGCACGTTCTCGCTGCGGGACGTCGACGCCGCCGGCGTGACGGGCCTGCGCCTGCTCGGCCTCGACGAGCCGATCGAGTGGACGATCGTGGACGGTGCCCTGCAGGTCACGTTGCCCGACCGCCTGCCGGTCGCGGCCGCCCACGCCCTGGAGCTGACCGGCAGCCCGCGCTCGGCCGCCGCCTGCTGA
- a CDS encoding SDR family oxidoreductase has translation MELNGASALVTGGASGLGEATVRALADAGAKVVILDLDRQAEKGKALADEVGGAFAECDVTNTDQVIAAVDAAKELGPLRAAVNSAGIGWATRTIGRDGTYESAHDLEIFRKVIEINLVGTFNVCRLAATAMSQNEPNEDGERGAIVNTASVAAVEGQIGQASYSASKAGVVGMTLTVARDLAAVGIRVNTIIPGLIDTPIYGQGEAADQFKEKLGAGTLFPKRLGKASEYASLALELLRNSYINGESVRIDSGMRMQPK, from the coding sequence CTGGAACTCAACGGAGCATCTGCACTCGTCACCGGTGGCGCCTCGGGCCTTGGGGAGGCCACGGTGCGTGCCCTGGCCGACGCCGGCGCCAAGGTCGTCATCCTCGACCTGGACCGCCAGGCCGAGAAGGGCAAGGCCCTCGCCGACGAGGTCGGCGGCGCCTTCGCCGAGTGCGACGTCACGAACACCGACCAGGTCATCGCGGCCGTCGACGCCGCCAAGGAGCTCGGCCCGCTCCGCGCCGCCGTGAACTCGGCCGGCATCGGTTGGGCGACCCGGACGATCGGTCGCGACGGCACGTACGAGTCGGCCCACGACCTCGAGATCTTCCGCAAGGTCATCGAGATCAACCTGGTCGGCACGTTCAACGTCTGCCGCCTGGCCGCCACCGCCATGTCGCAGAACGAGCCCAACGAGGACGGCGAGCGCGGCGCGATCGTCAACACCGCTTCGGTGGCCGCCGTCGAGGGCCAGATCGGCCAGGCCTCGTACTCCGCCTCGAAGGCCGGCGTCGTCGGCATGACGCTGACCGTCGCCCGCGACCTCGCCGCCGTCGGCATCCGGGTCAACACGATCATCCCGGGCCTCATCGACACGCCGATCTACGGCCAGGGCGAGGCCGCCGACCAGTTCAAGGAGAAGCTGGGCGCCGGCACGCTGTTCCCCAAGCGGCTCGGCAAGGCGTCCGAGTACGCGTCGCTCGCCCTCGAGCTCCTGCGCAACAGCTACATCAACGGCGAGTCCGTGCGCATCGACTCCGGCATGCGCATGCAGCCGAAGTGA
- a CDS encoding helix-turn-helix domain-containing protein, with amino-acid sequence MGEPEWMTSAEASTYLGITPRTLYGFIDRGELPAYRIGRVIRLQRHEVEAFVEACRIPPGALVNNL; translated from the coding sequence ATGGGCGAACCCGAGTGGATGACCAGCGCCGAAGCGTCGACCTATCTCGGCATCACACCGCGCACCCTGTACGGGTTCATCGACCGCGGCGAGCTCCCGGCGTACCGGATCGGTCGAGTCATCCGGCTGCAGCGCCACGAGGTCGAGGCGTTCGTCGAGGCGTGCAGAATCCCGCCTGGCGCGTTGGTGAACAACCTGTGA
- a CDS encoding helix-turn-helix domain-containing protein yields the protein MSGARIRQVRELLNLTQADLRDLSGVSQPTISSIESGHTARLDDLEAISAATGFGVDFLVTEPHAEFPAGTILYRKTSRASKRDDRRCIRRLEITAELVRVARSLAPIRLPRLTLQPAQDGPPNVERLADRTREALHLPPLGPVRNLVRAIERGGVLVVGLPLEIPDQVKGAGVRHHHGISVWPDFDEPPVIGFSTTDPGDRQRHTLAHELGHLVMHGGGGPSSPDRDFEREASEFAAALLMPKRDAAAAFGHGAVTLRRLVDLKETWGVSIAGLIMRAHQIGAIDDDRRTSLFKQLSARRWRQQEPVTVPREQPVLFLRVLEGVYGEPVNWVAASKELQVPPILLRELACVPVDADDREDDEQPAGQLLRLFPGA from the coding sequence ATGAGTGGCGCCCGGATCCGTCAGGTCCGGGAGCTGCTGAACCTCACGCAGGCAGACCTCCGGGACCTCAGCGGCGTCTCGCAGCCCACGATCTCGAGCATCGAGTCTGGTCACACGGCACGACTCGATGATCTCGAGGCGATCTCGGCGGCCACTGGCTTCGGCGTCGACTTCCTGGTGACCGAACCTCACGCAGAGTTCCCCGCAGGGACGATCCTCTACCGCAAGACATCCCGGGCCTCGAAGCGAGACGACCGGAGGTGCATCCGTCGGCTCGAGATCACGGCCGAGCTCGTTCGGGTCGCCCGGTCATTGGCGCCGATCCGACTCCCGCGTCTGACGCTGCAGCCGGCACAGGATGGTCCTCCCAACGTCGAGCGTCTCGCTGACCGAACTCGGGAGGCTCTGCACCTTCCACCGCTCGGGCCGGTCCGCAACCTCGTGCGTGCGATCGAGCGCGGCGGAGTGCTGGTCGTTGGGCTGCCGCTCGAGATTCCTGACCAGGTCAAGGGCGCGGGGGTACGCCACCACCATGGCATCTCCGTGTGGCCTGACTTCGACGAGCCGCCCGTCATCGGGTTCTCGACCACCGATCCAGGCGATCGCCAACGACACACCCTCGCCCATGAGCTCGGCCACCTCGTGATGCACGGCGGTGGCGGACCATCCAGTCCTGACCGTGACTTCGAGCGGGAGGCGAGTGAGTTCGCCGCCGCGTTGCTCATGCCGAAGCGTGATGCCGCGGCCGCGTTTGGCCATGGCGCCGTCACGCTGCGCCGGCTCGTCGATCTCAAGGAGACGTGGGGAGTCTCGATCGCCGGTCTCATCATGCGAGCCCACCAGATCGGGGCGATCGACGACGACCGGAGAACCTCCTTGTTCAAGCAGCTGTCAGCCCGACGGTGGCGGCAGCAAGAGCCGGTCACCGTCCCGCGAGAACAGCCGGTGCTGTTCCTACGCGTGCTCGAGGGCGTGTACGGCGAACCGGTCAACTGGGTGGCTGCCAGCAAGGAGCTGCAGGTCCCCCCGATCCTTCTCCGGGAACTGGCGTGCGTTCCCGTCGACGCCGATGATCGAGAAGACGACGAGCAGCCCGCAGGGCAGCTCCTGCGACTCTTCCCAGGAGCCTGA
- a CDS encoding WhiB family transcriptional regulator, with product MKGLHALLAGGEAVDRDRDEQVQHVAEALAVLLEEIGPEPEWQQRAACRGQTKVMFPERGQDIRPAKALCASCPVHAECEAWGAAAGSAQGGFVAGRGKRSRRGQKRVVTVDSTLVGDVPANDAPPNPDGTCLCCRRVGFGAFRIKAGFCAACYQAWRRYKAEGHVLDRAAFIAERRLQLVR from the coding sequence GTGAAAGGCCTCCATGCTCTGCTGGCCGGCGGTGAGGCCGTCGACCGCGACCGGGACGAGCAGGTGCAGCACGTGGCCGAAGCGCTCGCGGTGCTGCTCGAGGAGATCGGACCGGAGCCCGAGTGGCAGCAGCGGGCAGCGTGCCGCGGCCAGACCAAGGTCATGTTCCCGGAGCGTGGCCAGGACATCCGACCGGCGAAGGCTCTGTGCGCGTCCTGTCCGGTGCACGCCGAGTGTGAGGCCTGGGGCGCCGCTGCGGGCTCGGCGCAGGGCGGGTTCGTCGCCGGTCGAGGTAAGCGATCCCGGCGTGGCCAGAAGCGGGTCGTGACCGTCGACTCGACACTGGTCGGCGACGTGCCGGCGAACGACGCCCCGCCCAACCCGGACGGGACGTGCCTCTGCTGCCGGCGGGTCGGGTTCGGCGCCTTCCGGATCAAGGCCGGGTTCTGCGCGGCGTGCTACCAGGCGTGGCGGCGGTACAAGGCGGAGGGCCACGTGCTCGACCGGGCGGCGTTCATCGCCGAGCGTCGCCTGCAGCTCGTCCGGTGA